A genomic window from Litoribacterium kuwaitense includes:
- a CDS encoding competence protein CoiA — MLTALDQFGRRVQLIHATKSSPPYYCPLCKQPVIAKRGSYKVWHFAHERHTACEGHLETAHHRAGKQRLYDWLLQQKLPVELEWYLPEIKQRPDLYFKRNAKAYAIEYQCSATSQAVIQSRTANYLKAGIEPIWILGEPRIQSPSASIQHMTSFDWLFVLHDHVLEPVLLTFSPVKQSFTFFQQLIPLSHRKTLVQAMSMPLEQARAYHLSKPPRPNEAFSVSDIWLQYKTKWRLTFSQFAVNRHSLARRWYTAYGKPVSLLPSFIGLPCRGMNLVKGPAWEWQAEWMLAFVKPRAGRSFTLKDVAQWLSSRQNRFMTSRKSAFPTDESRLLITAVQSYLDVLCFLRICHKDKTTYQIQWDGAHDNEMEKVLALDKVFLCKAIEHYKAECAGISRLHPET; from the coding sequence ATGTTAACCGCCCTAGATCAATTTGGGCGGCGTGTGCAGTTGATTCATGCTACGAAATCATCCCCGCCATATTATTGTCCCCTTTGCAAGCAGCCCGTCATCGCAAAGCGTGGCTCGTATAAGGTATGGCACTTTGCGCACGAGCGGCACACTGCGTGTGAGGGTCATCTTGAAACAGCTCATCATCGTGCGGGAAAACAGCGATTATACGATTGGCTGCTCCAGCAAAAGCTTCCTGTGGAATTAGAGTGGTATCTTCCGGAAATTAAACAACGTCCCGATCTGTATTTCAAACGAAATGCCAAAGCCTATGCCATCGAGTATCAATGCTCAGCCACGTCGCAAGCAGTGATTCAATCCCGAACAGCCAACTACTTAAAAGCAGGGATTGAACCGATTTGGATCTTAGGCGAACCTCGCATTCAGTCTCCTTCAGCATCAATTCAGCATATGACGAGCTTTGATTGGTTATTTGTGCTACATGACCATGTCTTAGAGCCCGTCCTGCTCACTTTTTCTCCCGTAAAACAAAGCTTTACCTTTTTCCAGCAGCTCATTCCCCTTTCTCACCGAAAAACTCTTGTGCAAGCAATGTCAATGCCGTTAGAACAAGCCCGCGCCTATCATTTAAGTAAGCCACCTCGTCCGAACGAAGCGTTCTCTGTAAGCGACATTTGGCTTCAATATAAGACGAAGTGGCGCCTGACGTTTAGTCAATTTGCCGTAAATCGTCATTCACTAGCTCGACGGTGGTATACGGCTTATGGCAAGCCAGTGTCCCTACTGCCCTCGTTTATTGGCTTACCATGTCGCGGGATGAATCTCGTTAAAGGTCCGGCTTGGGAGTGGCAAGCCGAATGGATGTTAGCGTTCGTGAAGCCGCGAGCAGGGCGCTCGTTTACTTTAAAAGATGTTGCGCAGTGGTTGTCTTCCAGGCAAAATCGTTTCATGACCAGTCGTAAAAGCGCATTCCCAACAGACGAAAGCCGTTTACTCATCACAGCAGTTCAATCTTATTTGGACGTCCTCTGTTTCTTACGCATTTGTCACAAAGACAAGACAACGTACCAAATCCAGTGGGACGGCGCCCACGACAACGAGATGGAAAAAGTGTTAGCGTTAGATAAAGTGTTCTTATGTAAAGCGATCGAACACTACAAGGCAGAGTGTGCAGGAATTTCCAGACTTCATCCCGAAACATAA